The Legionella cincinnatiensis genome includes a region encoding these proteins:
- a CDS encoding class I SAM-dependent methyltransferase: protein MSMYDSSEFFKTYFANASEKSLLIDLMRTRFSPYSHQLNILDLGCHDGALIKKIIDAYASRMPSKVTITGVEPSLDALLEYSKNKFIIPVHTNTFVGTAESYFLKHPSDEYFDWVIASQCLYWSLDLPYMVSKIAECGESGLIVLRGRRGIYEIQSHFKAYIGNQNEQFYTADDIESALLNLHIPFEKEIKTTFIQLPPQGSMEMKGLINFFLQQDEKDRDNDIWQEVESWIFAKTAEKIAHDVSFFWLGQAMLNR, encoded by the coding sequence ATGTCTATGTATGATAGCAGTGAGTTCTTCAAAACCTATTTCGCTAATGCTAGTGAGAAATCTTTACTTATTGACTTAATGCGTACTCGATTTTCTCCATACTCGCATCAGCTAAATATTTTGGATTTAGGTTGCCATGACGGCGCATTAATAAAAAAAATAATTGATGCTTATGCCAGTAGAATGCCCTCAAAAGTCACTATAACTGGTGTAGAGCCAAGTTTAGATGCTTTATTAGAGTATTCAAAAAATAAGTTTATCATTCCTGTGCACACGAATACCTTTGTCGGCACTGCCGAAAGCTATTTTTTAAAACATCCAAGTGATGAATATTTTGATTGGGTTATCGCTTCCCAATGCCTTTATTGGTCTTTGGATTTACCCTATATGGTTAGTAAAATAGCAGAATGTGGGGAGTCAGGCTTAATTGTATTAAGAGGACGTCGTGGAATTTATGAAATTCAATCACACTTCAAGGCATATATAGGAAATCAAAATGAGCAATTTTATACTGCAGACGATATAGAATCCGCTTTGCTTAATTTGCATATCCCTTTTGAGAAAGAAATTAAAACAACATTTATCCAATTACCTCCTCAAGGTAGTATGGAAATGAAAGGGTTAATCAACTTTTTTTTACAACAGGACGAAAAAGATAGAGACAATGATATTTGGCAGGAAGTTGAATCTTGGATCTTCGCAAAAACTGCAGAAAAAATTGCACATGATGTTAGTTTTTTTTGGTTAGGACAGGCAATGCTCAACAGGTAA
- a CDS encoding phytanoyl-CoA dioxygenase family protein: MKIITTYHALKEYNLAELQSDLNQAICSYNQNGIIVLKDYINQTELTHLFSEIELIQHDAEVDIAQNWKNEIVCFYSKNPLQQELEPKEYVTEPYFQASNQKGHVFYEVIDNVRVVNRIGHGMHLIEKYSMMQQTVYRNPMLMMILKGIGYRRPICHLSVYIPKYSHGFGSEVRPHQESTFAYTEPASVIVLWLALEDACIENACMYGIIGSNHWPLKWVSQVNHQNKTRQFELLNDVSIPDFITENYYYTPLEVKAGDALLFHGNFIHCSPVNYSNCSRKALSFQFIETLGVNYPNSNWLQHPNQHYLY; the protein is encoded by the coding sequence ATGAAAATTATCACCACTTACCATGCGTTAAAAGAGTATAATCTTGCTGAGCTCCAATCTGATTTAAACCAGGCAATCTGCAGTTATAACCAAAATGGTATAATTGTTCTTAAAGATTATATTAATCAGACAGAACTAACTCATTTATTCAGTGAAATTGAACTTATACAACACGATGCAGAAGTAGATATTGCTCAAAATTGGAAGAATGAAATTGTCTGTTTTTATTCTAAAAATCCTTTGCAACAAGAATTAGAACCTAAAGAATATGTTACTGAGCCTTACTTTCAAGCATCCAATCAAAAGGGACATGTATTTTATGAAGTGATAGATAATGTCAGAGTAGTTAATAGGATTGGACATGGGATGCATCTCATAGAAAAATACTCAATGATGCAACAGACAGTTTATCGGAACCCTATGCTGATGATGATTTTGAAAGGTATAGGATATAGAAGGCCAATTTGTCATCTGAGTGTCTATATTCCTAAGTACTCTCATGGTTTCGGTAGTGAAGTACGGCCGCATCAGGAATCAACGTTTGCTTACACTGAGCCTGCTTCAGTAATTGTTTTATGGTTGGCCTTGGAAGATGCATGCATAGAAAATGCCTGCATGTATGGAATTATTGGCAGTAATCATTGGCCTTTGAAATGGGTTTCACAGGTGAATCATCAAAATAAAACCAGACAATTTGAATTGCTCAATGATGTTTCTATTCCTGATTTTATCACAGAAAACTATTATTATACGCCCTTAGAAGTCAAAGCTGGGGATGCGTTATTATTTCATGGTAATTTTATCCATTGCAGCCCAGTAAATTACTCCAACTGTTCACGCAAAGCCTTATCTTTTCAGTTCATTGAAACTTTAGGGGTTAATTATCCTAATAGCAATTGGTTGCAACATCCCAATCAGCATTATTTATATTGA
- a CDS encoding PPC domain-containing DNA-binding protein, translating into MHQYEYSPYILSLKEGDNLFKSIINYATHVHLKSASISGIGALSNVTMGFYHRDTNQHTKKLFPETYEIASLTGNVTLADEGWFVHIHAALGGDNFHLFGGHLINAEASASTEIVIFPLNYTVMREKHPDLDIKIISPFLNI; encoded by the coding sequence ATGCATCAATACGAATATTCTCCGTATATTTTAAGTCTAAAAGAAGGGGATAACTTATTTAAAAGTATCATAAATTATGCAACTCATGTTCATTTAAAATCTGCAAGTATCAGCGGTATTGGTGCTTTATCCAATGTCACTATGGGCTTTTATCATCGTGATACCAACCAACATACCAAGAAATTGTTTCCGGAAACTTATGAAATTGCATCCTTGACTGGCAATGTAACCTTAGCTGACGAGGGCTGGTTTGTACATATTCATGCAGCTTTAGGTGGCGATAATTTTCATCTTTTTGGCGGTCATCTCATTAACGCGGAAGCGAGCGCATCAACAGAAATTGTAATTTTTCCTTTAAATTACACGGTTATGCGAGAAAAACATCCTGACTTAGACATAAAAATCATATCTCCGTTTCTAAATATTTAG
- a CDS encoding LysR family transcriptional regulator — translation MNMLHCLKSFLAVVDYKNFSAAARNLHISPSKISKQITWLEEELKIKLLVRSTTNLILTEKGYYLYKQTLILFEQLGKIKAIGTTEKLELKGSLRIYFTVTPMIPYLTSLSIQFMKTHPKLEINIDTGYQAIDVYSSEFDLAMSFDRINNQRLGCAKLFSVQRKIFASPNYLKEHGIPETLQDIEHHHCLINTLYGLHNKWIFKKNVISVAGNFKSNSADLLKQAAINGMGLIWVPYFSVRTEVDTGLLVPVLPEETSPEIALYAIYPKHLAYEEKIRQLLNYFYEQALADGIANN, via the coding sequence ATGAATATGTTACATTGTTTAAAAAGCTTTCTTGCTGTTGTGGATTATAAAAATTTTTCCGCTGCGGCAAGAAATCTCCACATATCTCCATCTAAGATAAGTAAACAAATTACATGGTTAGAAGAGGAGCTAAAAATAAAGTTATTGGTGCGCTCCACTACAAATTTAATTTTAACAGAGAAAGGTTATTATCTCTATAAACAAACATTAATTCTTTTTGAGCAATTAGGAAAAATCAAAGCCATAGGAACTACTGAAAAATTAGAACTAAAAGGTTCTCTTAGAATATACTTTACTGTTACCCCCATGATCCCTTACTTAACTTCGTTAAGTATTCAGTTTATGAAAACTCATCCTAAATTAGAAATAAATATCGATACTGGCTATCAAGCTATAGATGTTTACTCCTCCGAATTCGATCTCGCTATGTCCTTCGATAGAATTAATAATCAAAGACTGGGATGTGCTAAACTGTTCTCCGTTCAGCGTAAAATTTTTGCTTCTCCCAACTATTTAAAAGAGCATGGCATTCCTGAAACATTACAGGACATAGAACATCATCATTGTTTGATTAATACATTATACGGTTTACACAATAAATGGATTTTCAAAAAGAACGTTATTTCTGTGGCGGGCAATTTTAAAAGTAATAGCGCCGACTTATTAAAACAAGCGGCAATAAACGGAATGGGACTTATCTGGGTACCTTATTTTTCGGTACGTACAGAAGTAGATACAGGACTATTAGTGCCCGTATTACCCGAGGAAACCTCACCTGAGATAGCTCTTTATGCTATTTATCCAAAACATCTGGCTTATGAAGAGAAAATACGTCAATTATTGAATTATTTTTATGAACAAGCATTGGCTGATGGAATCGCTAATAATTAA
- a CDS encoding cupin domain-containing protein — MTKTKEDYLAKNRSYDEIRHTGAIGNLNEGIEIILHHIPTRLIAWPGNGFQTESIHVSTLSPGMESPMYNYPISEEAFLCVQGKGEVYLRGKWVSIEPGDMAYFPENVTHALRNPTSNKEDFILVNSITPPLVSLYEEAGFYIRGMGSIDFDAAEAAKKTISHGNISPVNYLRYRETHSEIRAWNLKSPDIRRHGALFNVFRGAEFDANGSPMRFILWPGHGVRQCGFHLTRCAPGDCFAAHTHPISDECVPVWAGSARGHLDGHWFEMGIHECLLAPCGVHHGGPLNIKTKVGGDLVQDRDTLWGGFASPPQGDLYLKGGYINNQLISDPPSVRFTNIEPLD; from the coding sequence ATGACAAAAACAAAGGAAGATTATTTAGCTAAAAATCGTAGTTATGATGAAATTCGTCATACGGGTGCGATAGGTAATCTAAATGAAGGAATTGAAATAATACTGCATCATATTCCAACAAGATTGATTGCATGGCCTGGCAATGGCTTCCAAACAGAAAGCATACATGTATCAACACTTTCTCCTGGTATGGAATCCCCAATGTATAATTATCCGATTTCCGAGGAAGCCTTCTTATGTGTTCAAGGTAAAGGTGAGGTATATCTTCGGGGAAAATGGGTAAGCATTGAACCTGGTGATATGGCATATTTTCCAGAAAATGTTACCCATGCTTTGCGTAATCCTACCAGTAATAAGGAAGATTTTATTTTGGTTAACTCTATTACTCCTCCTTTAGTAAGCTTATATGAAGAGGCAGGTTTTTATATTCGGGGAATGGGTTCTATCGATTTTGATGCAGCAGAGGCGGCAAAAAAAACAATAAGCCATGGAAACATTTCCCCTGTTAACTACCTTCGTTACAGGGAAACTCACTCAGAGATACGCGCTTGGAATTTAAAGTCACCGGATATTCGTCGTCATGGTGCTTTATTCAATGTATTCAGAGGAGCTGAATTTGATGCTAATGGAAGCCCCATGCGATTTATTTTGTGGCCAGGCCATGGAGTTCGTCAATGTGGTTTCCATTTAACTCGCTGTGCTCCTGGCGACTGTTTTGCTGCACATACGCATCCCATTTCGGATGAATGTGTTCCTGTCTGGGCTGGCTCTGCCCGAGGACATCTGGATGGCCACTGGTTTGAAATGGGGATTCACGAATGTCTGCTGGCACCTTGTGGTGTTCATCATGGCGGACCTTTAAATATAAAAACTAAAGTTGGTGGTGATTTGGTCCAGGACAGAGATACCCTCTGGGGAGGATTTGCATCGCCACCTCAAGGTGATTTGTATTTGAAAGGCGGGTATATTAACAATCAGCTGATTTCAGATCCTCCTTCCGTACGATTTACCAATATTGAACCATTAGATTGA
- a CDS encoding metallophosphoesterase, translated as MKEKIPQDISLKEENTVGSDIIIGDVHGNAHCFKQNLESLSKTDRLFIVGDLTDRGHNSREVIKQILRHKEQVFSIRGNHEDICLAAINALERLTQEKSSFISNDTHPLRNYIKSGEKSLRKLTLLLKSLDDSSAYEREYKALGTTIINGGGWLIKLFLRELENKSIQCQSGTIQYQESSEIKSIKKFMEHLPYVIHVKGKKPFNIVHADMPFEDVELYKRIAKNNMILTDREKYYATWARQDAPKLELKIRTKKRHKESIPCYVGHTPIVKEEDIPIVRYDSNTVNLDVATYALNMSLAVNHTKGSSAYIGKKDKLNKSLLEKQRELNQHLQNNPYNPSLYKLERVKLSEEKENANPSAKRKHEKQVSFNFDSFWKPHYERINEDDRQDTYLNRDEDNNLKPK; from the coding sequence ATGAAAGAAAAAATACCCCAAGATATTTCTTTAAAAGAAGAAAATACGGTTGGGTCAGATATTATTATTGGTGATGTCCATGGAAATGCGCACTGTTTCAAACAAAATTTAGAGTCTCTTTCAAAAACAGATCGCTTGTTTATTGTTGGCGATTTAACAGATAGAGGCCATAACAGTCGAGAAGTAATTAAACAAATATTGAGACATAAAGAACAAGTATTTTCTATTCGCGGTAATCACGAGGATATATGTTTGGCAGCGATAAATGCCTTAGAACGATTAACTCAAGAAAAGAGTAGCTTTATTTCTAATGATACTCATCCATTAAGAAATTATATAAAATCCGGTGAAAAATCTTTACGTAAACTGACTCTATTATTGAAAAGTTTGGATGATTCGTCTGCCTATGAACGTGAATATAAAGCTTTAGGCACTACCATTATTAATGGTGGGGGGTGGCTGATTAAATTATTTCTAAGAGAATTGGAGAATAAGAGTATTCAATGTCAATCGGGAACAATTCAATATCAAGAGTCCAGTGAAATAAAATCCATTAAAAAATTTATGGAACATTTACCTTACGTTATTCATGTTAAAGGGAAAAAGCCATTTAATATTGTGCATGCAGATATGCCCTTTGAGGATGTAGAACTTTATAAGCGAATTGCTAAGAATAACATGATATTAACAGATAGAGAAAAATACTATGCTACCTGGGCGCGTCAAGATGCGCCCAAATTGGAATTGAAAATTAGAACTAAAAAAAGACATAAAGAATCTATCCCATGCTATGTTGGTCATACTCCAATAGTGAAAGAGGAAGATATACCTATTGTGCGTTATGATTCAAATACGGTTAATCTAGATGTAGCCACCTATGCACTTAATATGAGTCTTGCTGTGAACCATACCAAGGGATCCTCAGCATATATTGGAAAGAAAGACAAGTTAAATAAATCTCTGTTAGAAAAACAAAGAGAATTAAACCAACATTTACAAAATAACCCTTATAATCCTTCGTTATATAAACTGGAGCGTGTAAAATTATCTGAAGAAAAAGAAAATGCGAATCCTTCAGCAAAACGCAAACATGAAAAGCAAGTTTCATTTAACTTTGATTCATTTTGGAAACCTCATTATGAGCGAATAAATGAGGATGACCGACAAGATACTTATCTTAACCGGGATGAAGATAATAATTTAAAGCCCAAATAA
- a CDS encoding LysR family transcriptional regulator — MEFKLLRIFIEVVRQGNFSKAAEILFATQSTVSKAIKQLEDELGVSLIERFKRHNIPTAAGEIVYRRGIKLLADRDDLLKELDEIRGLRQGKLRLGISPVGSSTLFAPLFARYSQRYPGIEVELIEHGSDKLAECLRAGSIDFAGTLLPISEEFDCQPVRSEPIVALLACNHPFASRDSISLKELKDTPFILFGSGFALHRLILDACSRAGFQPKVVAQSSQIDFMLELVSSGLGVAFLPRMISAERPNPQIHSLLLDDDMLQWNMAMTWRRNAYLSSAAKAWLELIREVVHVSN, encoded by the coding sequence ATGGAATTTAAATTGCTTCGTATCTTTATAGAGGTTGTGCGCCAAGGTAATTTTTCCAAAGCAGCAGAAATTCTTTTTGCCACTCAATCCACGGTAAGTAAAGCAATCAAACAGCTTGAGGATGAACTAGGAGTTTCACTTATTGAGCGTTTTAAACGGCATAATATACCTACTGCAGCAGGTGAAATTGTTTATCGCCGAGGAATTAAACTTCTTGCGGATCGAGATGATCTTCTTAAAGAACTTGATGAAATTCGTGGTTTGAGGCAAGGTAAACTTCGGCTGGGTATTTCTCCTGTAGGTAGTTCTACCCTATTTGCCCCCCTTTTTGCCCGCTACAGCCAGCGTTATCCAGGTATCGAAGTAGAACTTATAGAGCATGGAAGTGATAAGCTTGCGGAATGTTTGCGCGCAGGCAGTATAGACTTTGCAGGCACCTTATTACCTATTTCTGAAGAGTTTGATTGCCAGCCAGTTCGAAGTGAACCCATTGTTGCGCTCTTGGCTTGTAACCATCCTTTTGCCAGTCGAGATTCTATTTCATTAAAAGAGCTTAAGGATACTCCTTTCATTTTATTTGGTAGTGGTTTTGCGTTACATCGATTAATTCTGGATGCTTGTAGCCGTGCTGGTTTCCAACCAAAAGTAGTTGCACAAAGCAGTCAAATTGATTTTATGTTGGAACTTGTTTCCTCAGGGCTTGGTGTTGCTTTTCTACCGCGAATGATTAGTGCTGAGCGACCAAATCCACAGATTCATTCTCTGTTACTTGACGACGATATGCTTCAATGGAATATGGCTATGACATGGCGCCGTAATGCCTATCTTTCAAGTGCGGCAAAAGCCTGGTTGGAGTTGATCCGTGAAGTGGTACATGTAAGTAATTAA
- a CDS encoding CidA/LrgA family protein: MTTTIRQNSLFQILLVFIFWFASELVVKLFKLPVSGGILGLGIVLLLLVTKHLKLDSIRRGAQLLLADMLLFFIPAVLAVLEYQEFIGLLGLKIFLVIMLSTIAVMLITALVVDYCYHWRTNHAKSYSL, from the coding sequence ATGACAACAACAATTCGGCAAAACTCCTTATTTCAAATACTCTTGGTTTTTATTTTTTGGTTTGCTAGTGAACTGGTTGTAAAACTTTTTAAGCTCCCCGTGTCGGGGGGGATATTGGGTTTGGGTATTGTTTTACTGCTCTTAGTGACAAAACATCTAAAGCTAGACAGTATAAGACGTGGAGCTCAATTACTCCTTGCGGATATGCTGCTTTTTTTTATTCCCGCTGTCCTTGCAGTATTAGAGTATCAAGAGTTTATTGGATTGTTAGGACTGAAAATTTTCTTGGTCATTATGCTCAGCACCATCGCAGTGATGTTGATTACTGCTTTAGTTGTTGATTATTGCTATCATTGGAGAACTAACCATGCCAAGTCATATTCTCTCTGA
- a CDS encoding LrgB family protein, translating to MPSHILSEPAIQVLFWSTLTISIYYISKKLYNKWPFWWLMPLTFAPLILASLVFLLQVNYQDYLSGTRWLMQLIGPATVAFAIPIYEQHVLIRQHWPILLIGVIAGSVTSLLSSWLLASLIGLDEPIRLSLLPHSISTPFALEASRSIGAPSELTALFVIITGILGAIIGDILLKYLSCHSSLARGALFGAGAHAAGTAQAHKIGNTEGAIASLVMILSGLFNILLLPFISQFLIR from the coding sequence ATGCCAAGTCATATTCTCTCTGAACCAGCAATACAAGTACTTTTCTGGTCGACTCTAACAATCAGTATCTATTATATTTCCAAAAAGCTCTATAATAAATGGCCATTTTGGTGGCTCATGCCACTTACTTTCGCACCGCTAATCCTCGCAAGTCTTGTTTTTTTACTTCAGGTGAATTATCAAGATTATTTAAGCGGAACACGATGGTTAATGCAACTCATTGGACCTGCTACAGTTGCCTTTGCAATCCCTATTTATGAGCAACATGTACTCATTCGTCAGCATTGGCCAATACTGCTAATTGGTGTAATTGCTGGAAGCGTAACTTCACTGTTATCAAGTTGGTTATTAGCAAGCCTTATAGGCCTTGATGAGCCCATACGATTAAGTTTACTACCGCACTCTATCAGCACCCCATTTGCTCTAGAAGCTTCACGCAGCATTGGCGCCCCTTCTGAACTAACTGCATTATTCGTCATTATTACCGGTATATTGGGCGCGATTATTGGTGATATTCTACTAAAATACTTATCATGTCATTCATCCTTAGCAAGAGGGGCTCTTTTTGGAGCTGGAGCCCATGCAGCAGGAACAGCACAGGCCCACAAAATAGGGAATACTGAAGGTGCGATTGCTAGCTTGGTTATGATTTTGTCAGGTTTATTCAATATCCTGCTTCTCCCTTTTATTAGCCAATTCTTAATTCGATAA
- a CDS encoding DUF4156 domain-containing protein has translation MKKILSLTALSILISSCASISADPQTARIIASPSPVPKGCKYLGQVVGNQGNFFTGSFTSNRNLEEGAMNDLKNKAAKLGANYIQLVTNRAGVTGSMSGSFNSHGGFMSGSTEQTNVTNLGNAYFCPPKSIGLD, from the coding sequence ATGAAAAAAATTTTGTCGCTTACTGCCCTATCCATTTTGATCAGCAGCTGTGCTTCTATTTCAGCTGATCCGCAAACCGCTCGTATTATTGCTTCACCTAGTCCTGTGCCCAAAGGATGTAAATACTTAGGACAAGTTGTTGGAAATCAAGGTAATTTCTTTACTGGAAGCTTTACTTCTAACCGTAACCTAGAAGAAGGTGCCATGAATGATCTTAAAAATAAAGCAGCAAAACTAGGCGCAAACTACATTCAGTTAGTCACCAATCGTGCCGGAGTTACTGGATCCATGAGTGGTTCTTTTAATAGTCATGGTGGTTTTATGAGTGGTAGCACTGAACAAACAAATGTCACGAACTTAGGAAATGCATATTTCTGCCCACCAAAATCAATCGGATTAGATTAA
- a CDS encoding cation:proton antiporter yields the protein MPHLWTIITDLAWPISLVIAWIFGEIGFRWAKLPHISVYAMIGFILAPTQIGLLPKIETSSILFLANIGFGFILFESGYRINLRWFFNNLWILATSFAEATLTFVFIYLVAKYYGLNQSTSLLLAALSTATSPATIIRMIHEQHSSGQVTERILHLSVLNCIFAVFLFKVIIGLVIFRNSGDLWQAISSSLIVLLLSTGLGMIFGVVLPTLLKTFKNTYSDNTLAFSIALILLVAITHYFKLSPVLATLTFGIVSRHGRIVFNSSQRGFGTLGDLLTVLLFVFIAAKIDWHLVKNGWVLGLSIILVRQLAKIGGISLFAYFSGISLKKGLLTGVAMAPISVFVILILEQSRYIGLNLVETLAPLAMVAISLEIIGPIMVQYSFYFAKEIPATKER from the coding sequence ATGCCCCATCTTTGGACAATTATAACGGATCTGGCATGGCCTATTAGCTTGGTTATCGCTTGGATTTTTGGAGAAATTGGATTTCGATGGGCGAAACTACCCCATATCAGTGTTTATGCGATGATTGGTTTTATTCTTGCGCCAACGCAAATTGGATTGTTACCAAAAATTGAAACTTCATCCATTTTATTTTTAGCAAATATTGGTTTTGGATTTATTTTATTTGAATCTGGATATCGCATAAATCTACGATGGTTTTTCAATAACTTATGGATTCTTGCAACCAGTTTTGCGGAGGCAACACTCACTTTTGTGTTTATTTATCTTGTAGCAAAATACTATGGGCTAAATCAATCTACAAGTCTTTTGTTAGCAGCATTATCTACAGCTACCTCTCCGGCAACTATCATCCGCATGATTCATGAGCAGCATAGTTCTGGACAAGTAACAGAACGTATTCTGCATTTGTCAGTATTAAATTGTATTTTTGCGGTATTTCTTTTTAAAGTTATTATTGGTTTGGTCATTTTTAGAAACTCTGGAGATTTATGGCAAGCGATTTCTAGTAGCTTAATCGTTCTATTACTCTCAACTGGCTTAGGCATGATATTTGGAGTAGTTCTACCTACTCTTCTTAAAACTTTTAAAAATACTTATAGTGACAATACACTTGCTTTTTCAATTGCACTAATTTTATTAGTAGCCATAACCCATTATTTTAAACTTTCCCCAGTACTAGCAACTTTAACCTTTGGTATTGTATCGCGACATGGTCGGATTGTATTTAACTCTTCTCAACGTGGTTTTGGTACATTAGGTGATTTATTAACGGTTTTATTATTTGTATTTATTGCAGCCAAAATCGATTGGCATCTAGTAAAAAATGGATGGGTTCTTGGATTATCTATTATTCTTGTTCGCCAGTTGGCAAAAATTGGTGGCATTAGCCTATTTGCTTATTTCAGTGGAATCTCTCTGAAAAAGGGGCTGCTTACAGGAGTTGCCATGGCCCCCATTTCTGTATTTGTCATCTTAATATTAGAACAATCTCGGTATATAGGGCTTAATTTAGTTGAGACACTAGCTCCACTTGCAATGGTTGCAATTAGCTTAGAAATCATAGGCCCTATTATGGTTCAATATTCATTTTATTTCGCAAAAGAGATTCCAGCAACAAAGGAGAGATAA
- a CDS encoding YbdK family carboxylate-amine ligase, which yields MPLEVFNNSKLLTMGVELELQLVSLSDYDLTDSSPDLLELLNRQPFPGAFTPEITESMIEVSTHIHSDYEELLNQLLAIRDALILAGDKLNIGICGGGTHPFQLWSERKIYNKLRFLEVSKLYGYLSKQFTIFGLHIHIGCTSGKEALFLLHSLNRYIPHFIALSASSPFVQGKDTLFNSARLNSVFAFPLSGRAPFVLDWEQFNQYFAKMELTGIVHSMKDFYWDIRPKPEFGTIELRVCDTPLTVNTAAALASYLQSLCAYLLERLEPLPAEDDYLVYNYNRFQACRFGLEGTIIHPKTYEPILLREDILTTIRLIHSHAEQLNCIDALDHINKITHQGSDATFLRQKFIEQTSAESIVDASLKQFRFSK from the coding sequence ATGCCTTTGGAGGTATTTAATAATTCCAAGCTCTTAACCATGGGTGTTGAGCTTGAATTGCAATTAGTTAGTCTTAGTGACTATGATTTAACCGATTCCAGTCCTGACTTACTGGAATTACTAAACCGTCAGCCATTCCCAGGCGCTTTTACACCTGAAATTACTGAAAGCATGATAGAAGTTTCAACTCATATTCATAGTGATTATGAGGAACTTTTAAATCAATTATTGGCTATTCGCGATGCATTAATATTGGCTGGAGATAAGTTGAATATTGGGATATGTGGTGGTGGAACACATCCATTTCAATTATGGTCAGAGCGAAAAATATATAACAAATTACGGTTTTTAGAGGTATCTAAACTTTATGGATACCTCTCCAAGCAATTCACTATATTTGGTCTACATATTCATATTGGTTGTACTTCCGGAAAAGAGGCTCTTTTTCTACTTCATAGCTTGAATCGCTATATCCCACATTTCATTGCCCTATCTGCTTCATCTCCTTTTGTACAAGGAAAGGATACTTTATTCAATTCCGCACGACTTAATTCGGTTTTTGCATTTCCTTTAAGTGGTCGAGCCCCCTTTGTATTAGATTGGGAACAATTTAATCAATATTTCGCCAAAATGGAGCTAACTGGTATAGTTCATAGCATGAAGGACTTTTATTGGGATATTCGCCCAAAACCTGAGTTCGGGACAATTGAATTACGTGTTTGTGATACTCCCTTAACAGTCAATACAGCCGCAGCTTTAGCTTCCTATTTGCAATCATTATGCGCGTATCTACTTGAAAGACTAGAACCTCTCCCGGCGGAGGATGATTATCTTGTATACAACTATAATCGATTTCAAGCGTGTCGATTTGGTTTGGAAGGAACCATTATTCACCCTAAAACATATGAGCCAATATTGCTACGGGAAGATATACTTACTACTATACGTTTAATACACTCACATGCTGAACAATTAAACTGTATAGATGCATTGGATCATATAAATAAAATTACCCATCAAGGAAGTGATGCAACATTCTTGCGACAAAAATTTATAGAGCAAACAAGTGCTGAAAGTATTGTGGATGCATCATTAAAACAGTTTAGATTCTCAAAATAA